The segment TAGCTTCCGATGTTGAACAGATTGTATCTGAAAACATGGAGAGAGAGTTCACCATGTATGCAACATACCAGTGCCACATTGGGAAACTGATGGATCAAATTTTGGACCACAGAAAACAGGTTATCACTCCCCACAATGCGGGGCAAGAAAACCAACAGTCAATGGAAACAAATGCCATTGGGTACAGTGCTGAAGATGAAGTTACGGGTAAGCTAAACAGAGTTCACAAAGCTGATGTGGTCACAAATCTCGAAGGTGAAGAAGTTGTTCAGACACATGAAGGCCTGTTAAATGAGAACTTTTATCTGAAAAAGGAGCTGGACAGAAAAGAAGCTTTGTTTGAAGGTTTGCTCTTTGATTTTCGGCTACTCCAGGAATCAGCATCAAATAAAAGAGATATCAAAGATGAAATGGATGAGCTTTTTGAAGCGTTATGCAAAGTTCAGCAAGATCTGGAGCTGAAAGCGAATCAAGTGCAAGATCTTTTTGTTCATAATCAGAATCTAGAAAATTGCTCCATTGACTTGAAAAAAGCGCTTCATACGTCCAAGGTGGATCTAGAGCAGGTCAAAGAGAGGATAGAAATTCTTGCGGAGCAGAATGATGAGTTAAGCGTCCTCGTCAGAGACCTCTGTATGGAAAAGGTTGCAGCTGAAGAGGGACTGGAAGACCAAAAAGAGATTGTTCAAAGACTAGAAAACGAAATCCTTCACTTGACTACTACAGCAGAAAAGCAGTTGGTCAAATCCATCGAAGAAAACTTGAAAAAGACCAGCGATGAGAAAGATCAACTTGTTGAAGAAATATGTTCATTGAATGACAAGCTCATGTTGGCGTATGCTATAGCTGATGAAAAAGAAGCAATTGCCGTAGAGGCTCGTCAGGTTTGTAACTTGTAATTGCTTCTTTCTAAATGAATCATTTGATCCTTAGCAATACTGAAGACTGACAGGAGTCTTTGTCTCATGTAGGAATCTGAAGCGAGTAAAATATATGCCGAACAAAAGGAAGAGGAGGTCAAGATTCTAGAAATTTCTGTTGAGGAACTTGAGCGTACTGTAAATATATTAGAACAACGGGTTAGTTTGCTTTGTTTGTCATTCTCTGTGTACAACATACTGTTCAGTCCGTCGTCTTAATTCTCATACTTATCTTCGACCTATCTTGGCTTCCAGGTGTATGATATGGATGAGGAAGTTAAAAGACATCGCACATTAGAGACAGAGCTCCAAGCTCTCAGGCAGAGATTGTTTAGATTTGAGGACCTCACTGGCACTGTGGTCACAACCACTGAAGGCAGAGATGAATATGAGAGTCAACTATCCACGTTAGCCATCCTAATCCTTCTTACGATTTAAGTTTATCTTGTCCATCTTTCTCGGTGAATACTGATATTGGTAAAGATAAACGTACTACAGGTCAAAAGAGCTGCAAGGTGCGCATGGTCAGATACAAGTCCTCCAGAAGGAAGTAGCAGAGAAAACCAAAGAGGTGTGTTATATTATTGGATTGTTCAGTTCAGTTTTCTCATGAAACTCAAAATTTTACCCTTACTTCTACTTTCGTCTTTCCCCACTTACAGATTAAACAGCTAAAAGAGTACATCTCCGAAATTTTAATGCATTCTGAGGCCCAAGCATCTAAATACCAAGAGAAGGTATTGGAGTTGTAGACTTTAGCAGTTCTAAACACTAAGTTAACTTGCTAAAATCATTTAGTTCAGCGAATAATTAGTTTCCATACTGCACAAATTTGCGACATTCTTTGCTAAAAGAAAACATCATGTCAAGAATTATTGTTATTTCTGTTACCTATTGTGCTGCATCTGAAGGCGGTAAAATTAGTGTTTATTTATATTAGCACCTGGGAGTGTTATTTCTCTTCATTTGTAGCTCATATAACTTCATTGGTTTCTACTGTTAACAGTACAAGACTCTGGAGGCCATGATTCGAGACTTCAAATTAGAGGAGTCAAGTTCGTCAGCTGCAGAGACCAACATATCACATAAAACTGAGAAAAGCTCAATAAGGAACAGAGGTTCAAGTTCACCCTTTAGATGTATAGTTGGGTTGGTACAACAGATGAAGTTGGAGAAGGATCAGGAATTGACCATGGCAAGGGTTCGTGTTGAAGAATTGGAATCATTGCTAGCTGCTAAACAGAAAGAGGTCCAGCCTACTTGCACTagattcttcttttcttctgaAGTGACATAGAATCCCTCTTACATAATTTTCATGCTGGAACAGGTTTGCACATTGAACACGAGGATAGCTGCAGCTGATAGCATGACTCATGATGTTATTCGGGATTTACTTGGTGTGAAAATGGATATAACTAGCTATGCTGTAAGTATATTAGATTTTATGTCATCTTTAAGAGAGTTTAAGAAAGCACTTTTTTTCCTAAACGTATTCGGTTTCTTCGTTGGGATATTTCAGGAGTTGATTGACCAGCACCAGGTCCAAAGAGTGGTTGAAGAGGCTAAGCAACATGCTGAAGAGATCATGTCCAAGGTGATAATGCTATATACATATTGCATCCTCTTTAGTTAATCATCAGCTTTGGTCATTGATCTCCCTTTTTCTCCATCGATTTAGGACCAAGAAATCATCAACCTGAAGAGACATATTGATGCTCTTGTTAAGGAAAGAGAGAGGTTAGCCCTGTTCTACGTCTACCATAACTGTTCTCTCACTAGCCAAGATGTTTATTTTCTCTCTTGAAGTACATAAAATATTTGCTCTCTTGGGATGTTCTTGCTGGACAGTTGCATGTCAGAGTTGAACAAGAAGGATACAGATGTTCTTGCGACACAGATATCTCTGGACCAACTACAAGAGCGAGCTCAATTGCTTTCTATGCAAAACGAAATGTTGAAGGTAATTAAAAGTTTGTTCCACCTTTAATCCTACAACCATTGTTACGTGTGTTTCTTAGCTCACTGATTCTATCTTCCATATTTTCAGAATGACAAGAGCAATTTGCTGAGGAGGTTAGCTGAACTTGAACAAACAGTCCGCGAAGCCCAGGCCAGTAACCAACGTGTTCCACAGACAAAAAAGGTATGCATAATATACTTACAAACGGCGCTGCATTCTTTACTCAATGATCTGATTCCAagatcttgaattttttttctgttgaacAGGATACAGTGTCATTTAAACTAGCTGATACTGATTATACTAAGAGACTGGAAAACGCTCAGAAGCTTCTTTCTCATGCTAATAATGAATTGGCAAAGTATCGCAAAACCAGCAATAACATTCCATCTACAAGAACTCAAGGACAGAGCTCTGGTACAAGATATCGGTAAGAGATCTTCTTTACCAAACTGTGCAAGTCCCACGTCCAATTCTAATTGCTAGATGGAATTTCATAcgtgattttattttaaaatcttttggaATGATTGTGTATAAGAGTGCATATACCATGTTGTTGTAGTTGGTATgttgtttgtatttttgtatgtttatatTTCTATGAAGGAAGAGTTTTGCAATCATTCGGTGTTAAGCCACTTGACCACCATCTTCTCATTTGCTAATTACGGAGTAAACTAAAGATATGATGGTTTTCACTCTTGCACCACAAATACAACAAAGACAAAACTCGAGCCTATCTATATGTTCGAAGCTTCAAAGACTCATCCTGAGACAAGGCAATTTACAACATTACAGGTGTAATATGACCATCCACTTACGGGGAAGAAGGCCTTCTTCCTCTTTAGGTTCCAAGGAACTGTGATGTCCGTGGATTTATTAGACGCGATCTTGTTGAATACTAGGAGGAATCCTTCTCTGCAATAAAGATCCAGTGATATAAGTATATAACACTCTCAGCCACAACATAACCCCCTTCTTCTGATCTGGAACggacaaaccaaaaaaagacAAGAACATACCTTAATCAGCTCAACAATGTTCACTCTTGCTGATAGCTGTTCACTCTTGCTGATAGCCCTTTCCATTGCCTTGAAAGCAACTTCAACAAATCTCGTCTCCATCAATACGTAATAGTATGAACACCAGTTCGTTATATCATATACTAGTCTAAGTCGCAGACATTTTCAAATCTCTCATCTCCACTCCAATACACATATAGATTGAGTTACTAGGCTCCAAACAACCGATATAATGGGCCAACAATTAGGACCCTAGATCAATGACATATAGGctttttttagtttaaagtgGCTACTTGCTAACTTCTTGGCTTGAATGAATGTAACCcatttttgaaacattttatGGCCCTATTGGTAAGTGGCGACTATATATTTATGTGATTTTAAGcggatttagaaaatttaatccAAATTTATTTGTAAATCCTAAACGCAAATGAGAAAAAATaagatatgttttttgtttggtgAACAGATTTACATTTGAATTAACTTTCTAAAACTGCTTAAAAAACACATGAATATATACAAGCCGCGTGCATAAATAAGATTTCGAACTTCTGTTTTGGTACTTTGAAGAAagtataaataatttcgaaaagATGGTGGAAATTGAGGTGAGACAGACGCGAAAGCTTCACGGTGGTTGTTGACTTTGTAGACCGACGACCATATCACAAAGAACACGCTCACCTCGCTTTACATCTCGTTGACCTCTATTCAACTTCTTTACTTATATTCCATCCATAGtatcatataaattaataaaccgactattttgcttttgtttttctcGCATACATTCACCCACTAGGTAAAAGTTTCTTCAGCTTTTATGTGATTCAAAGAAAGTTATACTATTATTATGTTTGACGGTGAGCGTGGAACTTGGAATAAGACAAAAATCTGTCTATGGTTTGGAGTTATGCTAGAAACTAAATTACCATATATTTACTTGGCCAAATAAAAACTTTGGAGTCGGACTAGTTGTCAATATCTCCTTAAAGGATTAGTTGAGCTTTGGTTCAGattctccaattttttttataaaaaatcagaaGGTTATGTAATTCAGTATACGGTCCACTATATAAAAATTACGAAATGAATTTATTTATccttttatttcaaaatttattggATCATTTTATGTAGGATAAGGTTGACTTTGTGTGAATAAACACTAttttaaagataaaagaaaTTGTGGAACAATTAAAATGGGTAATAAAGGAGTAGATTAAGACATTGGACCCTCCAGAGAcgataaagtaaaataaataatcagaAGTTGCAAGGAGGCAAAGGAGGACTACTGACTAATACAACTTGGAACTTGGAAGAAGAAGTAAGCTATCGTGCGCATGCAGCGCATCTGCTCCAAACACCTTTAATAAGAAATTTCCGCCGGGAAGAAAAGTCTGCCCTCTGCCTTCTTAAGCCTAAAGCTTCGCCACCAACCATACGTATAAGAAGATATAGTCAAAATCCTCCCtacccttcttcttctcctttcatCGGAAGAAGATTCAACCACACTcagtcttctctctctctcttttgttttggaAAAAGGTAAAACCTTTCTTCTCTCTGAGCAATCTCCCATGAGTTTCCCTTTTAGGGTCTTTCCTTTTTATGTTCTtacttcgattttttttttatttatcgcTAGGGTTCGATTTCATGCCCCAGTTAGTTTGAAATCCATTGTAGGGGTTACGATCGTTGACCTTTTAGGTCACCAAATGTGTTATCGTGTCTggatttttgtttggtttgattttagatagttttgtctctgtttctgcttaaaccctaaataattggaaacttttttttgtttcaggcCATGTCTGAAAATTTCTATATTCGTATTGTCTATTTccctttgcaaaaaaaaaaaaaaaacatgtttagtTTACTTACATGTTTCTTATGCAAAGACTCGGAGCCtgtttttagtgttttttttttgctcaaatCTTGTTCTCTAACACCATTACTGACCTGctcactttttttcttttttttttggcgttATAATACAGTGTGGTTTGTGTTGTGAGAGAAGAGCGTAATGAGCTGCTTTGGTTGTTGTGGTGGTGACGATTTTCGTAGAGTTGCTGAAACTGGTCCTAAGCCTGTCTACGGCGCAGCAGGTACTTTCTAAGTTTATATTTCTCCTCTTTAATGTATATATCCTTTTGGCTATAGCCTCTAAGTtgatgaacttttttttaaaccGTTGCTAAAAGGTCACGGTGGAGTTCACCATGCAAGGACAGACCCGCCCAAGAACACGCCAGTCATTCAGATGCAGCCCATCTCTGTGCCGGCTATTCCAGCTGATGAGTTGAAGGACATAACCGATAACTATGGTTCAAAGTCCTTGATTGGTGAGGGCTCTTATGGAAGAGTGTTCTACGGTGTTCTTAGAAGCGGCAAGGCTGCTGCCATTAAGAAACTTGATTCCAGTAAGCAACCTGATCAAGAGTTTCTCGCCCAGGTACAATGCTCTTGTCTCTAATATGGTTCGGTGTGAAGTCATTATGTTAAGTTGGGTTGCTGCTTTGTTACTGACCTAAGTAATGTTAACTAGGTATCAATGGTTTCGAGATTGAGACAAGACAATGTTGTTGCACTTTTGGGATATTGCGTTGATGGCCCACTCCGTGTGCTCGCTTATGAGTTTGCTCCTAATGGCTCTCTTCATGATATTCTTCATGGTAAGTCATTAATGTGAAACATTGATTCAGTAAGACTTGTAAGATGTGAAACTATTAACTAATGAAATGTGGTGTGACTTTAGGTAGGAAAGGAGTGAAAGGAGCACAGCCAGGACCTGTTCTGTCGTGGAACCAGAGAGTTAAAATAGCGGTTGGTGCGGCTAGGGGACTGGAGTACTTGCATGAGAAGGCGAACCCTCATGTTGTCCACCGAGACATCAAATCCAGCAATGTTCTTCTGTTTGACGATGATGTTGCCAAGATTGCTGATTTCGATCTCTCCAACCAAGCCCCTGACATGGCTGCTCGCCTTCACTCCACTCGTGTGCTGGGAACCTTCGGTTATCACGCTCCAGAGTAGAGCCCTTTTAATTGCTTTGACATAAAATGTCTTGCATCTCTTCTAATTGACTAAACTAGAGTCTTTTTGTTGGTTGTGCAATATTTCAGGTATGCAATGACAGGAACATTGAGCACAAAGAGTGATGTGTATAGTTTTGGGGTTGTTCTGCTAGAGCTCCTCACAGGTCGTAAACCAGTTGATCATACCTTACCCCGAGGACAACAGAGTCTCGTTACATGGGTAATGCATGCTTTGTGCAGCTCTGCTTCTTACTCATATTCATAAGAAAAATGCTTTAGGAAGACCAAACTctttaagacaaaaaaaaaaaaaacattttattaaatgaaaacGTGGTCTATGTGGTCTCAGGCAACTCCGAAACTGAGTGAAGACAAGGTGAAGCAGTGCGTTGATGCAAGACTAAACGGAGAATATCCTCCCAAGGCTGTTGCCAAGGTAGGTAACCTTTGTTGTCATAACATCATTGTTTATTAAATAGACAAGGTTTACCTTAGGACATTTACTTACAAACTGCTTCTCCAACGCTTCCATTGTTTTGGTTCCTCTCTATTGATTGTTTTCTGagtctattttttgttttgctctCTGTTATATGACTCTTGGTATTGGATCAGCTGGCAGCTGTAGCTGCGCTATGTGTGCAATATGAGGCAGACTTCAGGCCAAACATGAGCATAGTGGTGAAGGCTCTTCAGCCTTTGCTCAATCCTCCTCGCTCTGCTCCTCAAACTCCTCACAGGAACAACCCCTATTGATTTGATATCCTCCAAATCTGATGCCACGCTTCATCATATCCActatttcatttgtttttgtttgaataCAATTTGTGTAAATTCCTGAAAATAGGCgttttatttctttcatttaaaaaaacCTGAAATGTTgctctacttttttttttatattatttcatGCCTGCGATGTAAGTTTCTACTAATTATTATACAATATGTGAGGAATGAATATCTATTTATACTACTAATACAGCGTGTTTGTGCCGTTTTGTAAAACTGAGAAGATGGATTATTGCTGCATAGGTGGTGAAGTGAACACTCTCTCTATGTCTTCAGATACAATCTGTTCAACTAAATATCTTGTGTTGCTTTTACTTAGATACGAGGGAAGATATGAGTAATATATAAGAACTTGAGACTATATTTATAACCGATTTTAAGTTTAACATGATATCAGAATCTGAACCCACTAAACTTAACAGTTATGTTGAAAGTATGAAggtaataaaaatttacaacaAAGCTATACAAAAGATCTCTCTTTCCTCCAGACAAGAGAAACGAATCTTGTCTTGTCGGCTATACATATCACATAATTAATCCACAGAAACAGTAAAAGAATCTAAACAATCTCCAAAAGAATCTAAATGTTTCTTTCTGTTAACTCAAATCTTTGCATCTGCTATGGTATTATCATCCTTATTCGCCTCTGTGCTTTCTTTAGGAACCTCTCCGTTCTgacttctccttcttcttcgttCCTAACAAAACATTCACATCAAAAATAACTATCAACactctagttttgttttttctgcTTTGAAACTTTGAAAAGTGTTATCAATTCTACATACCTCTCTAGGCAGCACAGGGTACTCATCAGATTCAAGCATTCGAGCAACTTGACTCATCGTTGGCCTCTTGTCTGCATCAGGATCAACGCATCTCAAAGCTGTCAAAAGCGCTCTTTTAAGTTCGCTTTTCGTTGGTTTGATCTCAAGCTCTTTATCCACCACTTGCTCAAACTGTTTCTGCTGTACCATTAGCTTCAACCACTCCACCATATGCACCTACTCAAATAAAATCAACTTTCAGTCTCTGAATCATCATCACTGTGTCAAGTTTATTATGAATCTCTTGCTTTTTTTACCTCTTCTTTAGGCCGTTCATAATCAACCGGGTACCTTCCAGTAACAGCTTCCAATAGAACAACACCAAAACTATACACGTCACTCTTCTCGTTTAGGAGACCAGAGTTAGCGTATTCAGGTGCAACATACCTAAACATGAAACAGAGAAAAATGTTATAAAAGCAACCAATGAGATTATGACTAAAGTGAAGTTAAAAAGCTACTCACCCAAATGTACCCATAACTCGAGTACTGACATAACTTTTATCAGCTCCAAGCAGCTTAGCAAGACCAAAATCAGATAACTTGGCATCAAAGTTGTCATTCATCAGTATATTGCTTGACTTTATGTCTCTATGCACCACTTTCGGCTCAATAGCTTCATGAAGGTAAGCCAGCCTGTGTAAATGAACCATGCATGAGCTtacaagaaacaagaaaaatcaAGTATTATTCTTAACAAAGGAAGCTTACGCTTTTGCAGTGCCAACAAGAACTTTGATTCTAGCCTCCCAAGTGAGATGTCCTTGGTGACTCATGTCACCGTGAAGCCACTGCTCTAAGTTCCCATTGTTCATGTACTCATAAACCAACATCCTATGTGTTCCTTCAACGCAGTATCCAAGAAGCCGAACTAAGTTCTTGTGCCTGACATGTCCTATTGCTTCCACTTCAACTCTGAAGTCTTTATCAGCTTGTCctctaaaatgtttttaaaaaaaacaatcatatcATCTCATCTTAAAGATCATGGGCATTGAGAACAGATAAAAGAAACTTACGGATTGTTGAGCAGCTTCTTGACAGCCACAGGGGTTTTGTTAGTTAAAGTTCCATGGTACACAACTCCATAACCCCCATCACCGATGATATTCTCTTTTGAGAAATGGTTGGTAGCTAGCTGAAGGTCACGGAGAGTGAACCAATGACCCCAACCAATGTGAGAACCTTCTTGGAGACCAGAGAGAGGTGAATGAGTTGTTTCTGAAGTAGGGACATGTTTCTCTAAAGAACCAGAGTAGTTATGGCCGTTCTCAATGTCTCTCTCTCCGAACTTGTCATCTAGAGCTTGGTGAGGTGTGACATTGTTGTTAGATGAGACGTGATCAACACTTATGTCTTTGATTTCATCTTGATGGCGAGGGGTTTCCGTTATGGGGAGAAGCTGTATGAAGTTGGatcttttggattttttacGGAAGCTGAGCCATACTGAGACGGCTAGGATTAGTATGAATGATGCGAACAGAGCAATGACTATGATCTCCCATAGTTCAAGTGCACCGTATTTCTTGGTTAGAGTTTGTTTCAGCTCAGAAGCCATTATTGTTCACAGAGATTTGTATCTACCTACAGAGTTTGAAACGGATCATTAATGTAACCAAAATTGAATGTTAAAGGAACAAATAAAGCAAGAACTAGAACATAACAGATGAAAGTAACCACTCAGATCATTTTGTAATAATATAGAGTTATAAGCATTTGAAAGTTGTAATTGTAATGAAGAAGATCAACAAGAGGGTTAAGCTAAATTATAATCTAACAACATCAACTTTGTCTCAAAACGACATAAATGCAAGAGACACAAACAGAGGAGAAAAACAGAGTATATAAGAAGCTAAAAGCCTAAAACTTTATCCTGAGAAATCAAAAGAACAATACAAATCTGATACCCATGGACTTGAGATAAAAAAAGAATTGAGCTGTTAGAAGGTACATGTTCCATAGTCATAtgtcaaatttttaataagaaaCCATTCAGACACCAGGATCAAGATCATGTGAGCTACAGAGCATTAAAAAGTCGAAGttgcagaaagaaagaaactttttaAGCTTTCTGAAAAAACCCATATACAAAGATCAAACCTTTGAACACTAAACTTATTTAGTTCGGATTAAAACCAATACCTGCTTTTTCTAGAAAAGTTTCTCTCTGTTTCCGGTGGGTTGAAAGATGGAGACTATTGGCTCGAGTTAATAAAGGGTGGAcataagagaagagaacaaACTAATTATTGTCTTCATTTTAAGAAATCTTTAGAGAGATCTTTGTAGGGTTTACATTGGTTGCAGGGGGGAAGAAGAAGGAGGGAAACAGAGAAGGAAGTTTGAAGCTTTCTTTGATGTTTCTTCTTGTGGaaatattttaatgcttgtggTGCTGTCTTtgcttttttaattttctgtttgattagttttcttttctaaattgcatttaatgttttcttcttttacatCTTTCGGCAATTTAATTAttcatttaatttatgttttctctATTAGCAACAGTTTCATTGTGGAAAGTGAAAACCGCTCCTACATGAGACTTTTTTCTTCTGTTggcaaattgtttttttttttttttttttttgtaatctagGGGTTCCCCGCTTCGCGGGTCATTCCCCTGGATCCGGTCAGGCAGCGGTCCACTTCACCCGGGAGGGCTGTACCTGGGCCAGAGCCCAATACCACTTTGATGTCCAGCAGAGGCAGGGTAGTTTCCGCATGGGGGGAATCGAACCCGGATGGTGATTGCCACCACAGACCCGTCCTGCCACTTGGACTACTTCGTCCGGACATACAAACTTTTAGGCTTCCCAAACAAATTGTTTGCAAGTTTTAAATGTTTACtctttatcaaaataataagtAGAACTTTGATGTTTGTAcgtaaaataagataaaattttataagcATATACATAAGGTAAATTGAAATTTCACTATATAAACTCTTTtatgtttatagtttttatttaattatgtaaagTAATGTTTATCTCAGATTTCTTATCTTGTAATACACgttatttattttcacaaatgTATATACACTTTATCTAAAGTTTGCATATGAACATTGTACACTTTAGTtgttaagaaaacaaaacagaaaacaaaataacaaaaagaaagataagGATTATGAAAGGAAGCTGACGAAGCTATATGCCGTGATTGGCGAAGACGGTTTTCAAAGAAAATGTTTAGCCGTTTAGTATTTAACTAAGCAAGTATTGTAAAATGTGTTACTAACCAATATGAACTTTGGTCAACATTATTAAATTAGACGTCGCACCTAACCCTTTAAGGTATTACTATTGTCACCACCTTCCCGTTTATTATTCTCCACTATACATTCCTCCTTTTTTTATAATGAACAATACAACCTTTTAAGGAAGTACATTAGTTTTATTTGAAGgattaaattaaagaaaatgagCGGCTGGAAAATCAGAATCGTGCATTTTGGTTCGTTGAagtgttataaaaatataagaagaagagaagaagacgacaTAAATCATTTGAAAATAGTTAAAAGGATTAGAAAATGCATTCGTGGGTACATGTCTTTTGTTATTTTCGTGTAGATAAATTGGCATGCAATGCAAATGCACTAACATAACATTTTGACGACGTCTAACAAACAAATGTTTAGGGCTGAAAAAGTTGTTTCGTGTTATGATGAAGtcgtgttacaaaaaaaagtgttaTGGTGAAGTCATTACATAATCATATACCTGTTGGAAGATACAGAAATAAATCATATTCCAGCTTAGTAAAATTCATGTGAAATGACATGTGTATGTCACTTCTCATACTTTATTATGCTTTATGCATGGTGAATTAAAGTTTGTTGACAAAGGCAAAAATAGTTACCttaatcattaaaataatatgaaatctCTCTTCTAGAATGTCAACTAAAATGTGTGTTTGACATTTTAGTGAGATC is part of the Raphanus sativus cultivar WK10039 chromosome 5, ASM80110v3, whole genome shotgun sequence genome and harbors:
- the LOC108856345 gene encoding receptor-like cytoplasmic kinase 1, producing the protein MSCFGCCGGDDFRRVAETGPKPVYGAAGHGGVHHARTDPPKNTPVIQMQPISVPAIPADELKDITDNYGSKSLIGEGSYGRVFYGVLRSGKAAAIKKLDSSKQPDQEFLAQVSMVSRLRQDNVVALLGYCVDGPLRVLAYEFAPNGSLHDILHGRKGVKGAQPGPVLSWNQRVKIAVGAARGLEYLHEKANPHVVHRDIKSSNVLLFDDDVAKIADFDLSNQAPDMAARLHSTRVLGTFGYHAPEYAMTGTLSTKSDVYSFGVVLLELLTGRKPVDHTLPRGQQSLVTWATPKLSEDKVKQCVDARLNGEYPPKAVAKLAAVAALCVQYEADFRPNMSIVVKALQPLLNPPRSAPQTPHRNNPY
- the LOC108857802 gene encoding probable receptor-like protein kinase At3g17420, which codes for MASELKQTLTKKYGALELWEIIVIALFASFILILAVSVWLSFRKKSKRSNFIQLLPITETPRHQDEIKDISVDHVSSNNNVTPHQALDDKFGERDIENGHNYSGSLEKHVPTSETTHSPLSGLQEGSHIGWGHWFTLRDLQLATNHFSKENIIGDGGYGVVYHGTLTNKTPVAVKKLLNNPGQADKDFRVEVEAIGHVRHKNLVRLLGYCVEGTHRMLVYEYMNNGNLEQWLHGDMSHQGHLTWEARIKVLVGTAKALAYLHEAIEPKVVHRDIKSSNILMNDNFDAKLSDFGLAKLLGADKSYVSTRVMGTFGYVAPEYANSGLLNEKSDVYSFGVVLLEAVTGRYPVDYERPKEEVHMVEWLKLMVQQKQFEQVVDKELEIKPTKSELKRALLTALRCVDPDADKRPTMSQVARMLESDEYPVLPREERRRRRSQNGEVPKESTEANKDDNTIADAKI